A single genomic interval of Lewinellaceae bacterium harbors:
- a CDS encoding leucine-rich repeat domain-containing protein — translation MHFIIKTTPEELIRARNWWLDLEIQWKMAYNEAVYGKGPTLEPPQDEELMILLLQIDTLRFAGPSAAHPNMSTVLTNLSGLIPLYHLSYLSISNMDISSLAPLQQFTRMKHLFAFENKLTSLQGIEGMKELESLYVQNNAISDLIPISNLLNIKTLYVNGNKLKDARGITENHVPSLENLFILPNNDLPQKEILRIQNELGLICRRG, via the coding sequence ATGCACTTTATTATTAAAACCACCCCGGAAGAGTTGATCCGGGCCCGCAATTGGTGGCTTGACCTGGAGATCCAATGGAAGATGGCTTACAATGAAGCCGTTTATGGTAAGGGTCCAACCTTGGAGCCACCCCAAGATGAAGAGCTGATGATCCTCCTGCTGCAAATCGATACATTGCGTTTCGCCGGCCCGTCTGCAGCGCACCCCAATATGAGTACGGTTCTCACCAATCTATCCGGTCTGATACCACTTTATCATTTATCGTATCTCTCCATCTCCAATATGGATATTTCATCGCTGGCACCTTTGCAACAATTTACCCGGATGAAGCATCTGTTTGCCTTTGAGAATAAATTAACCTCGTTGCAAGGGATTGAAGGAATGAAAGAGCTGGAATCACTTTACGTGCAGAACAATGCGATTTCAGACCTGATTCCAATATCAAATCTATTGAATATCAAGACATTATATGTGAACGGAAATAAACTGAAAGACGCCAGGGGGATTACGGAAAACCACGTGCCATCGTTGGAAAACCTCTTCATATTGCCTAATAACGATCTCCCACAAAAAGAAATATTGCGCATTCAGAATGAGTTGGGGCTGATTTGCAGGAGAGGATAA
- a CDS encoding phage tail protein, whose product MTPFLGQIQAFGFNFPPRGWAFCDGQVLAISTNTALFSLLGTTYGGDGRVTFQLPDLRGRSIVHAGTGPGLSQISWGERGGLENVTLTTNNMPSHNHVGTVQLGAGLANSASGSGSNFAANTGGNSIYNGGAFSGNMASGNVSITNSGGSQPFGIRNPYLGIYVSIALVGLFPSRN is encoded by the coding sequence ATGACTCCATTTTTAGGACAGATTCAAGCCTTCGGCTTCAATTTTCCACCCAGGGGCTGGGCCTTTTGTGACGGACAGGTTTTAGCGATCTCCACCAACACGGCACTATTTTCTTTATTAGGCACCACTTATGGCGGCGATGGCCGAGTTACGTTTCAACTGCCCGACCTTCGCGGGCGGTCTATTGTGCATGCAGGTACTGGTCCAGGCTTATCTCAAATAAGTTGGGGTGAAAGGGGCGGTCTGGAAAATGTAACCCTGACCACAAACAATATGCCATCCCACAATCACGTGGGTACGGTTCAGTTGGGTGCCGGATTAGCCAATAGCGCTTCCGGGTCAGGATCAAATTTTGCAGCCAATACCGGCGGCAATTCGATCTACAATGGGGGAGCTTTTTCCGGGAATATGGCAAGTGGCAACGTAAGTATTACAAATTCGGGCGGAAGTCAGCCGTTCGGTATCCGCAATCCATATCTTGGTATTTATGTCAGCATTGCGTTGGTAGGTCTATTTCCATCAAGAAACTAA
- a CDS encoding sulfotransferase, which yields MAIKYPLHQLEPLLVASPIQRSGTTLIQRLLSSAPNTLIYGESCAHDINLMLGLWIQKQGMFDHRSEWRNKQLEQVLAGDVDDWIPDLIPNTTAYLANFECLIADSIEFYARFARDHGRDRWGVKLPGWNAFQLENIMNLIPATKIIYIVRDIRDCICSAKNAFMCQDLDAIAEFISIWRTNLTQAKQKLKSCQVFWIAYDDLITHPEKVISELEQFSGASGINLDVLAHRINDYDRRHVPPVPLTAAESELIRDLLDRVPI from the coding sequence TTGGCAATTAAATATCCGTTGCATCAACTGGAACCCCTACTGGTGGCATCTCCCATTCAGCGGTCTGGAACGACCTTGATCCAGCGATTACTCTCTTCTGCTCCCAATACCTTGATCTATGGCGAATCATGTGCGCATGATATCAATTTAATGCTGGGTTTATGGATTCAAAAGCAAGGGATGTTCGACCATCGCAGTGAGTGGAGAAACAAACAATTGGAGCAGGTATTAGCAGGAGATGTCGATGATTGGATCCCTGATCTTATCCCTAATACTACAGCGTATCTCGCCAACTTTGAATGTTTGATTGCTGACTCGATTGAATTTTATGCCCGATTTGCCCGTGATCATGGCAGAGATCGATGGGGTGTCAAGCTACCGGGATGGAATGCATTTCAGTTGGAAAATATTATGAATTTGATACCTGCCACTAAAATCATTTACATCGTCAGGGACATCCGTGATTGCATTTGTTCTGCAAAAAATGCCTTTATGTGTCAGGACCTGGATGCTATTGCCGAGTTCATCTCCATTTGGCGTACTAATCTTACCCAGGCCAAACAAAAATTAAAATCCTGCCAGGTATTTTGGATTGCATATGATGATCTTATAACACATCCGGAGAAAGTCATCTCCGAATTGGAACAATTTTCCGGTGCGAGTGGCATTAATCTGGACGTGTTGGCGCACCGTATTAATGATTATGACCGTCGACATGTACCGCCTGTTCCACTCACTGCCGCCGAATCGGAATTGATCAGGGATCTGCTTGATCGTGTTCCAATTTAA
- a CDS encoding phage tail protein, whose protein sequence is MTPFIGQIQPFGFNFPPRGWAFCDGQLLAISQYDALFALIGTTYGGDGQTTFALPNLRGRSIVHAGSGPGLSPIIQGQSAGVENVTLTTNNMPSHNHGGTVQLGAGLANSASGSGSNFAANTGGNSIYNSGAFSGAMMNGNVTVANNGGNQPFNIRNPFLGIYVSIALEGIFPSRG, encoded by the coding sequence ATGACACCATTTATTGGGCAGATTCAACCTTTTGGCTTCAATTTTCCACCCAGGGGCTGGGCCTTTTGTGATGGACAATTATTAGCTATATCGCAATATGATGCCTTATTTGCTCTGATTGGCACTACTTATGGTGGCGATGGTCAAACTACTTTTGCATTACCAAATCTTCGCGGCCGGTCGATCGTACATGCTGGTTCTGGTCCGGGATTATCACCGATAATCCAGGGGCAATCAGCTGGAGTGGAAAATGTAACCCTGACCACAAACAATATGCCATCACACAATCACGGGGGTACGGTTCAGTTGGGTGCGGGATTGGCCAATAGCGCTTCCGGATCAGGATCAAATTTTGCAGCCAATACCGGGGGGAACTCCATTTACAACAGCGGTGCATTTTCCGGTGCCATGATGAATGGAAATGTAACTGTCGCCAATAATGGCGGTAACCAACCGTTCAATATCCGCAATCCATTCCTGGGAATTTATGTCAGCATTGCTCTGGAAGGCATATTCCCATCCAGAGGATGA
- a CDS encoding T9SS type A sorting domain-containing protein — protein MNEWKGRVLSPYPEEESITRGLSAQKRWHFPHLYNDCMIEVIKDDKTPPVVVAPEDVTVYCDGVPYWWELTKPYAGGTKTATVKGHGASFTHDVCEGEDVLATYCADPYIYPVGWNTSGAPVEVTTVCCVEIPWDGGDFGYYGGSVCGESNYAGGVNCDEYSYWYHDHNWQPIYCRLWLMLDKYDNPDGGHPDPQSYFDETSEDWVITDNCWAPETEVEYSGSLNECGVGTLTKTVTATDKCGNTAYDTQTLYVKPRSDFEVIFPADVVVNCTDQANLAADRTGAGYPEISDDDCELIGVTYSDERYDVTEGCYKILRTWKLIDWCVYSPDLHSRYPDVIVDDRLVASDSRCCIHRNLKDDGDGYMTYLQVIKVIDDEAPVIVCNELAETCILDNNCDAATVRYELLASGTDNCAAADEIQYRYTVLADETTPVAYGQGHELTAELAVGTYGVWLVGKDRCGNEDSCYTTFTIRDCKQPTPYCYHGIATVVMSPSGEVEVWATDFDAGSYDNCTTADNLILSFTEDGETPSITFTCADIPDGRSQEIEVEIWVIDEAGNKDFCTTTLLLQDNTGNACQDSSPLTESGSGVASPGQKVKGEGIRTPELYQNTPNPFSGETKIGFWLPESMTATLKIMDVTGKELYRVTGSYSGGNHLITLEAGSIPEVKGVLFYQLETKSGVINKRMVKVD, from the coding sequence GTGAACGAATGGAAGGGCAGGGTCTTGTCACCCTACCCGGAAGAGGAAAGTATAACCCGTGGGCTAAGTGCCCAGAAGCGGTGGCACTTCCCGCACCTGTACAACGACTGCATGATCGAGGTGATTAAAGACGATAAGACACCACCGGTGGTGGTTGCCCCTGAAGATGTGACGGTGTACTGTGATGGCGTACCTTACTGGTGGGAGCTGACGAAGCCTTATGCCGGAGGCACGAAAACCGCCACGGTGAAAGGGCATGGAGCCTCCTTTACGCATGATGTATGTGAAGGAGAAGATGTACTGGCTACGTATTGCGCAGATCCTTACATCTACCCAGTAGGATGGAATACTTCAGGTGCTCCGGTAGAAGTAACGACGGTATGCTGCGTAGAGATCCCGTGGGATGGCGGCGACTTTGGCTACTATGGCGGTTCGGTCTGCGGCGAGTCCAATTATGCCGGCGGCGTGAACTGCGATGAATACAGCTACTGGTACCACGATCACAACTGGCAGCCGATCTACTGCCGCTTGTGGCTGATGCTGGATAAATACGACAACCCGGACGGTGGACACCCGGATCCGCAAAGTTACTTTGACGAGACGTCGGAAGACTGGGTGATTACGGACAACTGCTGGGCGCCGGAAACGGAAGTGGAATACAGCGGCAGCCTGAATGAATGTGGGGTAGGGACGCTGACCAAGACGGTGACGGCCACCGACAAGTGTGGCAACACGGCATACGACACGCAGACCCTGTATGTGAAGCCACGCTCCGACTTTGAAGTGATCTTCCCGGCAGATGTGGTGGTGAACTGCACGGATCAGGCCAATTTGGCGGCAGACCGTACGGGAGCAGGTTATCCGGAGATTAGCGACGACGACTGTGAGCTGATCGGGGTGACGTACTCGGATGAGCGCTACGATGTGACGGAAGGCTGCTATAAGATCCTGCGGACGTGGAAGCTGATCGACTGGTGTGTTTATTCACCGGATCTGCACAGCCGCTATCCGGATGTGATCGTAGACGACCGTTTGGTGGCCAGTGACAGCAGATGCTGCATCCACCGCAACCTGAAGGATGACGGCGATGGTTACATGACCTATCTGCAGGTGATCAAAGTGATCGACGATGAAGCGCCGGTGATCGTATGCAATGAGCTGGCCGAGACCTGCATCCTGGACAACAACTGCGATGCAGCGACGGTCCGGTATGAGTTGCTGGCCTCAGGCACGGACAACTGTGCTGCAGCGGATGAGATCCAGTACCGCTACACGGTACTGGCCGATGAGACCACTCCGGTAGCTTACGGACAAGGCCATGAATTAACAGCAGAACTGGCGGTCGGCACCTATGGTGTCTGGCTGGTAGGTAAGGACCGCTGTGGCAATGAAGACAGCTGTTATACGACATTTACGATCAGAGACTGCAAACAACCAACGCCTTATTGTTACCATGGCATCGCTACGGTGGTGATGAGTCCATCGGGCGAAGTGGAGGTCTGGGCTACGGACTTCGATGCGGGCAGCTACGACAACTGTACAACAGCCGATAACCTGATCCTGAGCTTTACGGAAGACGGCGAGACTCCAAGTATCACGTTCACCTGTGCGGACATCCCGGATGGACGTTCACAGGAGATCGAGGTGGAGATTTGGGTGATCGACGAGGCGGGTAACAAAGACTTCTGCACGACGACGTTGTTGCTGCAGGACAACACCGGTAATGCCTGCCAGGACAGCAGTCCGTTGACGGAGTCGGGATCCGGAGTAGCATCACCAGGACAAAAGGTAAAAGGAGAAGGGATAAGGACCCCAGAACTCTATCAGAACACGCCGAACCCATTCAGTGGAGAGACGAAGATCGGCTTCTGGTTGCCGGAAAGCATGACAGCCACGCTGAAGATCATGGATGTGACGGGTAAAGAGTTATATAGGGTGACCGGCAGTTATTCAGGTGGAAATCATTTGATTACGTTAGAAGCTGGGAGCATCCCGGAAGTGAAAGGGGTGTTATTTTATCAGTTGGAAACTAAATCCGGGGTGATCAATAAACGCATGGTAAAGGTGGATTAA
- a CDS encoding HYR domain-containing protein has product MKKPILFIFAMLYLWDLSAQTIDVNSTCFGGTFTFTYDAMNSPDGSGRNVYYYAMSSLEIRYNTGASQWEIRARGGNFDVYFTNTFASSPNPPDNTTSTWVPDGSICTDNPTVTGSGTQSTIGTDPCAMLGGDTDMDGVCDDNDVCPGFDDNADMDMDHIPDGCDPNPTVADGVLFNAPCLDAMNPIIFLFAGMDSGGRNIYNNLTYQVEIAYNPMLGRWELRAQSPGTDVYFYNTYASFPNPPDDGTSSWVGTSVLMCDSNSPTASGTGTQDSLGCMIAITSSSKVNPPCGNDGSITVTASGGQGTVTYLLSGPVMATNATGMFTNLPAGFYTFTASDDAFPDAVCVASDTVTLFSADTTRPVAVCQNITVYLDGSGNASITGGDVDGGSSDNCNIASTMVSPSAFTCANVGGNPVTLTVTDASMNSNSCMATVTVRDTTRPIAVCQNITVYLSGSGSATVFPGDVDGGSSDNCGTGQLTSTPAVFGCANIGSNNVRLIVNDVNSNSSSCTAVVTILDSVRPVAVCQNITVYLDGSGNASITGSDVDGGSSDNCGISTRIANPASFTCINRGSNPVSLTLQDASGNMNQCMAYVTVTDSVRPTVTCPGTQTRYMDINCNYSVENFTGLATATDNCGMPVLSQSPSPGTTLNGTGNTVVAMMAVDGSGNSASCLITLILEDTIPPSISCPMNFSNAVVGPTCMNALADYTGLAMVNDNCDPSAVVTQQPAPGTLTGVGMVQVTLYATDASGNIDSCGFSINVVDNTPPTALCKNITVYLDNSGSASISPMDLDNGSTDNCSIQSYQSGFPSVSCANIGLIIDSLYVTDPSGNVGRCASYITVRDTTAPVVTCQNIMVDIQNTMPDPSVTIMPGDVQLMAPTDACGIASTYLSQSTFTCNDLWDNSIYLVAVDNNGNRDSCMAIVTVDDPNSFCCDTPMITCPPDITVTTAPFACVSQVPYADPTIVSNCIPIVTRIAGPASDSLLDIGTYLVTYTASNAPTKNDTCSFTITVLENGQAQPLQSTAKRAAAGLACQDHVNISLSSDCQRVITARDVLVTGSAGCIDRYNCEVFIPGSLTPIPGATLTYEHVGQTLTYVVEDIQSGGKCWGTLKLEDKLGPQIYCQNDTISCLQMSEREDLVVITDLCQPYPTTTDILEKQWTDLGCDDREFIGYLARKVRATDVWGNYAECRDTLFVRKETIDSLVCGPDTLIECTTEVVRNNKTVELLWNTGKNGDTYLDAQGYAHPWPTKGDGYFPAPYLKSTQPGQEPGYLLPLHTDAGPDFTNTGKCQIVFDYEDHIVPTCGKSYKIRRTWHIYDWCGRRDTTCVQWFKITDTEAPVIKEAYLNPIDDHGGTSCEEVPASLNRLAREKGALVACEVLKAEVDPHDCKAGVTLPDPRAWILKDCDDQIEVYYEIEYVDPSHPGKTLLESGNIEEGSTAHVYLPEGWHNVLYHIRDRCWNETLLLQGISVYDNTPPTPVCDEITQVTLDPEKCWARVYAKDLDDGSHDNCCDQLHFAVASMDSIEYWRNYWWSYYQNCLDEYDFHHYYDAINVTIEDWINMFVFDDYIDVTECGSEQLVLRVYEACDLPVYDPHTFYGGEHEWYWWNLSDQFAVWYYWRLNEYIHYGDPRPTLSCSIPDIELVCLPWEVPVYIDCYAYKVNWTMAPTRPLFAHME; this is encoded by the coding sequence ATGAAAAAACCAATACTCTTTATTTTCGCAATGCTATACCTCTGGGATCTATCTGCCCAGACCATCGATGTGAACAGCACTTGTTTCGGAGGTACATTTACTTTTACCTACGATGCGATGAATAGCCCGGATGGATCGGGACGTAACGTATACTATTACGCCATGTCCAGCTTGGAGATCCGGTACAACACGGGTGCATCACAATGGGAGATCCGTGCAAGAGGCGGTAATTTCGACGTTTATTTCACCAACACCTTTGCTTCGTCACCAAATCCTCCGGATAATACCACCTCGACGTGGGTTCCCGATGGTAGCATTTGTACGGACAATCCCACGGTGACCGGCTCCGGCACCCAATCAACGATTGGAACCGATCCTTGTGCGATGCTGGGTGGCGACACCGATATGGACGGTGTGTGCGACGACAACGATGTCTGCCCAGGGTTTGACGATAATGCCGATATGGATATGGACCACATTCCGGATGGCTGTGATCCCAATCCTACCGTGGCCGATGGCGTACTTTTCAATGCACCCTGTCTGGACGCCATGAATCCCATCATCTTCTTATTTGCCGGCATGGATTCGGGCGGGCGCAACATTTACAACAACTTAACCTATCAGGTTGAAATCGCTTACAACCCGATGCTCGGCCGTTGGGAGTTGCGCGCGCAATCTCCGGGCACGGACGTCTATTTTTACAACACCTATGCTTCTTTCCCCAACCCGCCCGACGATGGAACCAGTAGTTGGGTGGGGACCAGTGTATTGATGTGTGATTCAAATTCACCCACGGCTTCCGGCACAGGTACTCAGGACTCTCTTGGCTGTATGATAGCCATTACCAGCTCCAGCAAAGTTAATCCTCCCTGCGGCAATGACGGGTCGATTACCGTCACCGCCAGTGGCGGACAAGGCACGGTCACTTATTTACTTAGTGGTCCGGTCATGGCTACCAATGCAACCGGGATGTTTACCAACCTCCCGGCCGGATTCTACACCTTCACGGCTTCCGACGATGCATTTCCGGATGCAGTTTGTGTTGCTTCGGATACCGTGACCCTGTTTTCTGCGGATACCACCAGACCAGTTGCGGTGTGCCAAAACATCACGGTTTATCTGGATGGTAGTGGTAATGCCAGCATCACGGGTGGTGATGTAGATGGGGGAAGCAGTGATAACTGTAACATTGCCAGTACAATGGTCAGTCCCAGCGCATTCACCTGTGCAAATGTTGGCGGTAATCCGGTTACACTGACTGTGACCGATGCCAGTATGAATTCAAACAGTTGCATGGCTACAGTAACCGTAAGAGATACGACCAGACCAATTGCGGTGTGCCAAAACATTACCGTTTATCTGAGTGGCTCCGGCTCCGCAACGGTTTTTCCCGGAGATGTGGATGGCGGGAGTTCCGACAATTGTGGTACAGGCCAATTAACCAGCACGCCTGCCGTCTTTGGTTGCGCCAATATTGGATCCAATAATGTTAGACTAATCGTAAACGACGTAAACAGCAATTCAAGTAGTTGCACGGCGGTCGTAACCATTTTGGATTCGGTCCGTCCGGTAGCGGTCTGTCAAAACATCACTGTCTACCTGGATGGTAGTGGTAATGCATCTATTACCGGCTCTGATGTGGATGGCGGCAGCTCGGATAATTGTGGGATCTCCACAAGGATTGCAAATCCTGCCAGCTTTACCTGTATAAATCGCGGCAGCAATCCAGTGAGCCTCACCTTACAGGACGCCAGCGGCAATATGAACCAGTGCATGGCCTATGTAACTGTTACCGATTCTGTCCGACCTACCGTCACTTGCCCGGGCACCCAGACCCGGTATATGGATATTAACTGTAATTACAGTGTAGAAAATTTTACCGGATTGGCCACTGCGACCGATAATTGTGGTATGCCTGTGCTAAGTCAATCGCCTTCACCGGGTACGACCTTAAATGGAACTGGTAATACGGTTGTTGCGATGATGGCAGTGGATGGTTCCGGTAATTCAGCAAGTTGCTTAATAACCCTGATTTTGGAGGATACAATACCTCCTAGTATCTCTTGCCCGATGAACTTTTCAAATGCAGTTGTCGGGCCAACCTGTATGAATGCCTTGGCCGATTACACAGGCCTGGCTATGGTCAATGATAATTGCGATCCCAGTGCGGTTGTCACGCAGCAACCAGCTCCCGGCACCCTGACTGGTGTTGGCATGGTACAGGTAACTTTATATGCGACGGATGCATCGGGTAACATTGACAGTTGCGGTTTTAGCATCAATGTAGTAGATAATACCCCACCCACTGCACTCTGCAAAAATATCACGGTTTATCTGGACAACTCCGGTTCGGCCTCAATTAGTCCGATGGATCTGGACAACGGCAGTACGGACAATTGCAGCATTCAAAGCTATCAATCGGGATTTCCATCGGTATCCTGTGCTAATATTGGCCTCATCATTGATTCATTGTATGTAACGGATCCCAGTGGCAATGTTGGCAGATGTGCATCGTACATTACTGTGCGGGATACCACAGCACCGGTAGTAACCTGCCAAAACATCATGGTGGACATCCAGAATACCATGCCCGACCCTTCTGTAACGATCATGCCTGGTGATGTTCAACTGATGGCTCCAACCGATGCCTGCGGAATAGCCAGTACTTACTTGTCTCAATCTACTTTTACCTGCAATGATCTTTGGGACAATTCCATTTATCTGGTTGCGGTTGACAACAATGGGAACCGTGATTCCTGTATGGCAATTGTGACCGTGGATGATCCCAACAGCTTCTGTTGCGATACACCGATGATCACCTGCCCCCCTGACATTACCGTAACCACGGCGCCTTTTGCATGCGTTAGCCAGGTACCCTATGCCGATCCTACAATCGTTAGCAATTGTATCCCGATCGTCACTCGAATCGCCGGACCGGCCTCCGACAGCTTGCTTGACATCGGAACGTACCTGGTGACATATACAGCGAGCAACGCACCCACCAAAAACGATACCTGTTCCTTTACGATCACCGTTTTGGAGAACGGCCAGGCCCAACCTCTGCAATCCACCGCAAAACGGGCGGCAGCAGGCCTGGCGTGCCAGGATCATGTGAACATCAGCCTGAGCAGTGACTGCCAGCGTGTGATCACCGCTCGTGATGTGCTGGTGACAGGTAGCGCCGGTTGTATCGACCGCTACAACTGTGAGGTGTTTATACCGGGATCACTGACACCCATCCCGGGAGCTACCCTGACTTACGAGCACGTCGGTCAGACCTTGACCTATGTGGTGGAAGACATCCAGTCGGGCGGTAAATGCTGGGGTACGCTAAAACTGGAAGACAAACTGGGCCCACAAATTTATTGTCAGAACGATACGATCAGCTGCCTGCAGATGAGCGAGCGGGAAGACCTGGTAGTGATCACGGACCTTTGCCAGCCTTATCCGACGACGACGGATATTCTGGAGAAGCAGTGGACAGATCTGGGTTGCGATGACCGCGAGTTCATCGGTTATCTGGCACGGAAGGTACGTGCGACTGATGTTTGGGGCAACTACGCCGAATGCCGCGATACGTTGTTTGTACGCAAGGAGACGATCGACAGTCTGGTCTGCGGACCGGACACTCTGATCGAGTGTACAACCGAAGTGGTTCGAAACAATAAAACCGTGGAACTGCTCTGGAATACCGGTAAGAACGGAGATACCTATCTGGATGCTCAGGGTTATGCGCACCCATGGCCGACGAAAGGAGATGGTTATTTTCCGGCGCCCTATCTGAAGAGCACGCAACCAGGACAGGAACCTGGTTATTTATTGCCGCTTCATACCGATGCAGGTCCTGATTTTACCAATACTGGCAAATGCCAGATTGTATTTGATTACGAAGATCATATCGTACCGACCTGTGGCAAGTCTTATAAGATCCGCCGGACCTGGCACATCTATGATTGGTGTGGCCGGCGTGATACGACCTGTGTGCAGTGGTTTAAGATTACGGATACCGAGGCACCGGTGATAAAAGAAGCATACCTCAACCCGATCGATGATCATGGAGGCACGAGCTGTGAAGAAGTGCCTGCATCATTGAATCGCCTTGCCCGTGAGAAGGGCGCCCTGGTAGCCTGTGAAGTGTTGAAAGCGGAAGTGGATCCCCACGACTGCAAAGCAGGAGTTACTTTGCCAGACCCGAGAGCGTGGATATTAAAAGACTGTGATGACCAGATAGAGGTCTACTATGAGATTGAATACGTAGATCCATCGCATCCCGGCAAGACACTGCTCGAATCGGGAAATATTGAAGAAGGTAGCACTGCCCATGTCTATCTCCCTGAAGGCTGGCATAATGTGTTGTACCACATCCGTGACCGCTGCTGGAACGAGACCTTGTTACTGCAGGGCATCAGCGTCTACGACAACACGCCACCGACGCCGGTGTGTGATGAGATCACGCAGGTGACGCTGGATCCGGAGAAATGCTGGGCCCGTGTCTATGCGAAAGACCTGGATGATGGCAGCCACGACAACTGCTGTGACCAGTTGCACTTTGCAGTAGCGAGCATGGACAGCATCGAATACTGGCGCAACTACTGGTGGTCATACTATCAGAACTGCCTGGATGAATACGATTTCCATCATTATTATGATGCCATAAATGTGACCATTGAAGACTGGATCAACATGTTTGTCTTCGACGATTATATTGATGTCACGGAATGTGGTAGCGAACAGCTGGTTCTGCGGGTCTATGAAGCGTGTGACCTGCCGGTATACGATCCCCACACTTTCTATGGCGGCGAGCATGAATGGTACTGGTGGAATCTATCGGATCAGTTTGCTGTGTGGTATTACTGGAGGCTGAACGAATACATTCATTACGGAGACCCAAGGCCGACGCTGAGTTGTTCGATACCTGATATTGAACTGGTCTGTCTGCCGTGGGAAGTACCGGTTTACATCGATTGTTATGCCTATAAAGTGAACTGGACCATGGCACCTACCCGGCCTTTATTTGCGCATATGGAATAG